The Actinomycetota bacterium DNA segment CCTCGCGGGTTTCGGTTGGGCCTTGCAAGAGGGTTTTGATGTGGTCGTCGAAATGGATGCAGATGGCTCCCATCAGCCAGAACAACTGCCACTGCTTCTGGATGCACTTCGCGATGCCGATCTTGTGCTGGGCTCACGTTGGGTCGAAGGTGGCGAGGTGGAGAATTGGTCGAAGGGCCGAGAGCTCCTTTCGCGAGGCGGAAGTTTGTATTCCCGAGTTCTTCTGGGCATCCCCATTCATGACACCACTGGCGGCTATCGCGCATTCCGTGCCGAAACTCTGCGTCAACTCGATCTGCATGAGGTGGCCTCACAGGGCTATTGCTTTCAGGTTGACTTGGCTTGGCGCGCAACGCAGCGCAAACTCCGGGTGCGCGAGGTTCCCATTACCTTCGTTGAGCGCACAGCTGGCACGAGCAAGATGAGCCATCGCATCGTTATCGAGGCCTTGTGGCGAGTGACCGTCTGGGGTTTCGATGATCGCGTGACGCGATTACGACGTAAGGCTCAGCGAAGGCGTGCGGCAGCCGAACGAGGCGAGTGATGGGCTACGCGCGAAGACTGCTGATCTTTGGATACCCGCTCCTTGAAATTGTCACTTTCTTCGCCTTTGTCAGTTGGTTCGGCTGGGGCTGGGCTCTGCTGATCTCCTTCATCGGCATGCCAATTGGGTGGGTGGTGTTTCGCAGTGGCGGACGAGCCGCACTCGCCTCCGCAAAGAGGAGTTCGACTCCGAGTAGGTCGGTGACCTTTCGGATGCTGTCCGGCTTGTTGTTCATGATCCCTGGCTTCTGGACGGATGTGGCTTCATCGGCCCTGTTCATCCCACTGTTGCAGGCTCGACTCGCTGCTCCCTTCACGAACCTGAATACCGCCTCGGGTGGCATGAACTGGCGGGTGCGTACCTGGCGAGAAGATGGCGACATAGTTCAAGGGGTCGTCATTCATGAGAATGACGACCCCTTGAATCCCCGCTCGATCGAGCGTGAAGTTTAAGCAGATTTCAGCACAGGCATGTCATGCCCATGGAGCAATGCGAGACGCTCGTTCAAGAGTTCTTCGAGTTCAGCGATCGAGCGGCGCTCAAGCAGCATGTCCCAGTGGGTGCGGACGTAGCGCGCCGCCTTGACGTCGGTTGACGCCATGTTCTCCAGTTCGCCGGTGGCGCGTGCTTCGCGACCGCAGCGGCAGCCCCAAGTGCGGGGGATGTCCTCTGCTTCAATCGAGAATGGAATGACGGTGACGTGCCCCTGCGAACATACGTACTGGAGCGGCGTAGTCGCTGGTGGAACGACGTGGAGGTCGTTCTCGTAGCTCAGCGCACCAATTCGCGAACCGCGCATTGAAGTCTCGTTCATCGTCGTACTCCTTCGCTCTCATGGCCCAACCTGTTGAGCATCTGACGCAGATGCCAATAATGTGGTTCCAATAGAGTTCAACATCTGCGCGCTCTCAATATTCCGCGCGACTTGCGATAAGGCGATCACGATTGCGTAAAGAATCGATCAAGAAATCGTTATGAACGGGGTATTGCAACTTCCGCGCTCGGTGTGATCCAGGCAAGGCGAACCGCTTGTGTGCCGACCGCTACGGCAATGGCAAACCAGCCGAAGCTGAGCAGAACAGAACCGAGGAACTGGTCATGGAAAAGATTCCAGGCCAGCAGCAGGACAGTGGCCACCCAGGCCAGAATCACGCTCAGGGTGCGCCTGGATGCCATGGACGAACCGTATCGTTCCAGGCTGACACATGAGGACCGGCCAGGTCGTAAGGTGATGCTGTGGAGTGGCACCAGCAGTTCGCGACCGAGGCAGCCCAAAAGGACGAACCGGTGTATGTACCGGTTCCATGGGGTGGGAGCGGGGACGGATTTGTCTTTTTCCCCGATGGTCAGCGTCGCTGGGGGCTTCATGGGGCTTCCGGAATATTGATCCGGCATGTGGACGAATCGGGCTCGGAGAGCTTCTTCCTGGCTCAGCGCGGAGACAACGTCGAAGGCGGCCGCAGCCAGTGGGCCTTGCCAGGGGGAGCCTTGGAAGCGGGGGAGACGCCTGTCCAGGGGGCCTTGCGCGAATTCCAGGAAGAGATTGAATTGGACATCGAAATTGTCGTGCTTGGAGATCATGCCCAGCACGTGCACGAATCTTGGGCCTACACAACTGTGGTGGTTGAGGTGAAAGATAAGTTTGCGCCACCGTCTGATCTTCACTGGGAGAATCAGGCCGCCGGCTGGTTCTCTCGCGAGCAGATTGCTGAACTGGAAACCTACGAAGCCTTCGCTGAAGTACTTCCTATGCTGTTCGCGATCATCGACTCCGCGCAAGCTTCGTAGCTGCACTCATCCCGATTCTGTCTTGATGAACTGCAGGCCTTGCAGCACCACGCCGTTCGGGTCGAACCACAGCCCGGCAAGCATTTTGACCGGCCCCAATTCGAATTGAGCTGGAGCGGATTCGGATCGAGCTCCGTCAGCCATTGCCTTGGCAAATGAGCCTTCAACATCATCGACTGTGAAAGCCAGCCTGCGCGCTCCAAGCTGCAATCCTGCGGTGAGTTCTGGCTGCAGGGGAGTGCTCTTCAAAGTGATGCGAAATTGATCCTGAGAACTGCGCACTTCGACGAACGCGTCATAGTTGCTGTTGCTGGGTGCATCTTGGAAATCCAGCCCAAGGGTTTGACTCCAATGCCTCTTCGTGTCCTCCAAGTTGGCCACAAGGAGGTCCACACCCGCAATGCGATTGCGGTCACTTGCAGTGACG contains these protein-coding regions:
- a CDS encoding polyprenol monophosphomannose synthase codes for the protein MSFQDLGRILVIIPTFNELETITPIVRRVRQSVPEAEILIVDDNSPDGTGNLAQELASADPQVHVMHRLGKEGLGAAYLAGFGWALQEGFDVVVEMDADGSHQPEQLPLLLDALRDADLVLGSRWVEGGEVENWSKGRELLSRGGSLYSRVLLGIPIHDTTGGYRAFRAETLRQLDLHEVASQGYCFQVDLAWRATQRKLRVREVPITFVERTAGTSKMSHRIVIEALWRVTVWGFDDRVTRLRRKAQRRRAAAERGE
- a CDS encoding FxsA family protein, whose translation is MGYARRLLIFGYPLLEIVTFFAFVSWFGWGWALLISFIGMPIGWVVFRSGGRAALASAKRSSTPSRSVTFRMLSGLLFMIPGFWTDVASSALFIPLLQARLAAPFTNLNTASGGMNWRVRTWREDGDIVQGVVIHENDDPLNPRSIEREV
- a CDS encoding RNA polymerase-binding protein RbpA, with product MNETSMRGSRIGALSYENDLHVVPPATTPLQYVCSQGHVTVIPFSIEAEDIPRTWGCRCGREARATGELENMASTDVKAARYVRTHWDMLLERRSIAELEELLNERLALLHGHDMPVLKSA
- a CDS encoding NUDIX hydrolase — translated: MEWHQQFATEAAQKDEPVYVPVPWGGSGDGFVFFPDGQRRWGLHGASGILIRHVDESGSESFFLAQRGDNVEGGRSQWALPGGALEAGETPVQGALREFQEEIELDIEIVVLGDHAQHVHESWAYTTVVVEVKDKFAPPSDLHWENQAAGWFSREQIAELETYEAFAEVLPMLFAIIDSAQAS
- a CDS encoding VOC family protein, which produces MSVYTISHININVADLDASVHFYIDELGLNLVRRVSANAESEGSAGSETAIINTGERGVSLENIKYDASANSKEVSWPAPKLGVIGLQLELTKPELDGAHLVDPDGVLVGVTASDRNRIAGVDLLVANLEDTKRHWSQTLGLDFQDAPSNSNYDAFVEVRSSQDQFRITLKSTPLQPELTAGLQLGARRLAFTVDDVEGSFAKAMADGARSESAPAQFELGPVKMLAGLWFDPNGVVLQGLQFIKTESG